One window of the Trifolium pratense cultivar HEN17-A07 linkage group LG2, ARS_RC_1.1, whole genome shotgun sequence genome contains the following:
- the LOC123908519 gene encoding uncharacterized protein LOC123908519: MGSRLGRRVINFANLPIKLLMPTTFTNIQEIALKTIPSATKIEIKRVLESLYGFEVDKVRTLNMDGKKKKRGGILIAKPDYKKAYVTLKNPLSIDPNLYPIRVIEEDKKNLNKQAMASLVEEAPNKSHWLDEKKERVKPQNGYNRGRFDGSGSNRESRGRVERHDSNRSGDGSGAKFPWTNMRRIVPR, translated from the coding sequence atgggAAGCAGATTAGGAAGAAGAGTCATCAACTTCGCAAACCTACCAATCAAACTTCTCATGCCAACAACCTTCACCAACATTCAAGAAATTGCTCTCAAAACCATTCCTTCAGCCACCAAGATCGAGATCAAACGCGTTCTCGAATCTCTCTACGGATTCGAAGTTGATAAGGTTCGTACATTGAACATGGACGGAAAGAAGAAGAAACGCGGTGGAATATTGATTGCTAAACCTGATTACAAGAAAGCTTATGTAACCCTAAAAAATCCACTTTCAATTGACCCGAATCTTTACCCGATTCGAGTTATTGAAGAGGATAAGAAGAATTTGAATAAACAAGCTATGGCTAGTCTTGTTGAGGAAGCTCCGAATAAAAGTCATTGGCTTGATGAGAAAAAGGAACGGGTTAAGCCACAAAATGGTTATAATAGGGGACGGTTCGATGGTTCTGGATCGAATAGGGAGAGCCGTGGACGGGTTGAGCGTCATGATTCAAACCGGTCTGGTGATGGTTCTGGTGCCAAGTTTCCCTGGACTAATATGAGGAGGATTGTTCCTAGGTAG
- the LOC123906940 gene encoding asparagine synthetase [glutamine-hydrolyzing] 3: protein MCGILAVLGVVDNSQLKRARIIELSRRLRHRGPDWSGLHSYQDCYLAHQRLAIVDPTSGDQPLYNEDKTVIVTVNGEIYNHKKLRQGLSSHQFRTGSDCEVIAHLYEEHGEEFVDMLDGMFSFVLLDTKDKSFIAARDAIGITPLYLGWGHDGSIWFASEMKALMDDCERFIPFPPGHIYSSKQGGLRRWYNPPWFSESIPSTPYDSTILREAFERAVFKRMMTDVPFGVLLSGGLDSSLVAAVANRYLAKSDAARQWGSQLHTFCIGLKGSPDLKAAQEVADYLGTCHHELHFTVQEGIDAIEEVIYHIETYDVTTIRASTPMFLMSRKIKSLGVKMVLSGEGSDEIFGGYLYFHKAPNKIELHQETCRKIKALHLYDCLRANKSTSAWGIEARVPFLDKEFISTSMAIDPEWKMIRPDLGRIEKWVLRNAFDDDKTPYLPKHILYRQKEQFSDGVGYSWIDGLKDHASAQVTDAMLKHANFVYPENTPTTKEGYHYRTIFEKLFPKNSARLSVPGGPSVACSTAKAVEWDAAWSKNLDPSGRAALGVHADAYKDAVDTKIAEPNNKSL from the exons ATGTGTGGAATCTTAGCAGTTTTAGGTGTGGTCGACAACAGTCAGTTGAAACGTGCTCGCATAATCGAATTGTCTCggagattgagacatagaggccCTGATTGGAGTGGTTTACATTCTTATCAAGATTGTTACCTTGCTCATCAACGTCTTGCTATTGTCGACCCTACTTCTGGAGATCAACCTCTTTACAATGAAGACAAGACCGTTATTGTCACT GTAAATGGGGAGATATACAACCATAAGAAATTGAGACAGGGACTGAGTTCTCATCAATTTCGAACGGGTAGTGATTGTGAAGTGATTGCTCATCTT TATGAAGAACATGGGGAAGAGTTTGTTGATATGCTGGATGGGATGTTCTCATTTGTGCTTCTTGATACTAAAGATAAAAGTTTTATTGCGGCTCGTGATGCTATTGGCATTACCCCTCTTTACTTGGGTTGGGGCCATGATG GATCAATATGGTTTGCATCTGAAATGAAAGCTCTGATGGATGATTGTGAGAGATTCATACCTTTTCCTCCGGGGCATATCTATTCCAGCAAACAGG GAGGATTAAGAAGGTGGTACAATCCACCATGGTTCTCAGAGTCAATTCCATCAACACCCTATGATTCAACGATTTTGCGTGAGGCCTTTGAGAGG GCTGTTTTTAAAAGAATGATGACTGATGTACCTTTTGGAGTTCTTTTGTCTGGAGGACTAGACTCATCACTTGTTGCTGCAGTGGCTAACCGATATTTGGCTAAATCTGATGCTGCTCGTCAGTGGGGATCGCAGTTACATACTTTCTGCATTGGTTTAAAG GGATCTCCGGATTTGAAAGCTGCACAAGAGGTAGCAGATTATCTTGGCACTTGTCACCATGAACTTCATTTCACGGTTCAG GAAGGTATAGATGCAATTGAGGAAGTCATTTACCATATTGAAACATATGACGTAACGACTATCAGAGCAAGTACTCCAATGTTTCTTATGTCCAGAAAAATCAAATCATTGGGAGTGAAAATGGTTCTTTCTGGAGAAGGTTCAGATGAAATATTTGGAGGTTACCTGTATTTCCATAAGGCGCCTAACAAGATAGAGCTTCATCAAGAAACATGCCGAAAA ATTAAAGCACTTCATCTTTATGACTGTCTGAGAGCCAATAAATCAACTTCAGCTTGGGGTATAGAGGCACGTGTACCGTTCTTGGATAAAGAATTTATCAGCACATCCATGGCTATTGATCCGGAGTGGAAAATG ATAAGGCCTGATCTTGGAAGGATAGAGAAATGGGTATTGCGCAATGCATTTGATGATGATAAGACTCCATATTTGCCAAAG CACATATTGTACAGGCAGAAGGAACAGTTCAGTGATGGTGTCGGATACAGTTGGATTGATGGTTTGAAGGATCATGCTAGCGCACAA GTCACAGATGCAATGCTGAAGCATGCCAACTTTGTTTACCCTGAAAACACTCCAACCACAAAAGAGGGATACCACTATAGGACAATTTTTGAGAAGTTATTTCCAAAg AATTCTGCCAGGTTATCAGTGCCAGGAGGTCCTAGTGTGGCATGCAGTACTGCAAAAGCTGTGGAATGGGACGCAGCATGGTCCAAAAATCTCGACCCTTCTGGACGTGCCGCGCTCGGTGTTCATGCAGATGCATACAAGGATGCAGTAGATACCAAAATAGCCGAGCCCAACAACAAATCTCTCTGA
- the LOC123906941 gene encoding oxidation resistance protein 1-like, with amino-acid sequence MKKKQSLRTKATNFVSVLLNPISDPDSHQPSKHPPTSSEGVGELKKSDEEGNNSNLDLVDNGPDTSSFTAFLYSLLSSSDSKENDNSNGHNDDKAEPDNNNHNSPLVDSSIEENGGRKSLFSRSKQSVGRVIRRAVRIRGFRHHDRKDSSNNVEVKLEDRRKESLPIKESLPLDDFPGISEPSVLVSESIRNVLYASLPPLMHGRKWLLLYSTWRNGISLSTLYRRSMLWPGLSLLVVGDKKGAVFGSLVETPLKPSNKRKYQGTNSTYVFTNISGHPFIYRPTGVNRYFTLCNTDYIAIGGGGHFALYLDGDLLNGSSSVSETFGNPCLANSQDFEVKEVELWGFVQTSRYEEMLALSRTEVPGICRW; translated from the exons ATGAAAAAGAAACAATCTTTGCGTACCAAAGCCACCAACTTTGTCTCTGTCCTTCTCAACCCCATCTCTGATCCTGATTCTCATCAACCCTCAAAACACCCTCCAACTTCTTCA GAAGGAGTAggtgaattaaaaaaaagtgatgaaGAGGGTAATAATAGTAATCTTGATTTAGTTGATAATGGCCCTGATACTTCATCTTTCACTGCATTTCTCTATTCTTTATTGTCTTCTTCAGACTCTAAAGAGAATGATAACTCAAATGGACATAATGATGATAAAGCTGAACctgataataataatcataatagcCCTTTAGTTGATTCATCCATTGAGGAAAATGGTGGTAGGAAAAGTTTGTTTTCTAGAAGTAAGCAATCAGTTGGTAGAGTTATTCGCCGAGCTGTCAGAATCCGTGGATTTCGCCATCATGATCGGAAGGATAGTAGTAATAATGTTGAGGTGAAACTTGAAGATAGGAGGAAAGAATCACTGCCTATAAAAGAGTCGTTGCCTTTGGATGATTTTCCTGGAATTTCTGAACCTTCGGTTCTTGTTTCGGAAAGTATAAGGAATGTTCTTTATGCTTCTCTTCCGCCGCTTATGCATGGAAGAAAATGGCTGTTGCTATACAG CACTTGGAGGAATGGTATATCGCTTTCAACTCTTTACCGTAGAAGCATGCTTTGGCCTGGATTGAGTTTGCTG GTTGTTGGAGATAAAAAAGGAGCTGTGTTTGGCAGCTTGGTTGAAACACCTCTCAAACCATCCAACAAGAGAAAATATCAG GGAACAAACAGTACTTATGTTTTCACAAATATATCTGGTCATCCTTTCATATATCGTCCAACAG GGGTAAACCGTTATTTCACACTTTGCAACACTGACTACATAGCAATTGGCGGGGGAGGTCATTTTGCACTTTATCTGGACGGTGATCT aTTGAATGGCTCGAGTTCGGTATCAGAAACTTTCGGGAATCCTTGCCTTGCAAATTCTCAGGACTTTGAAGTGAAGGAAGTAGAG TTGTGGGGGTTTGTACAGACTTCAAGATATGAGGAAATGCTTGCATTGAGCAGAACTGAGGTGCCAGGGATCTGTCGATGGTAA
- the LOC123906943 gene encoding uncharacterized protein LOC123906943, which produces MGSTPVRKPHTNTSDLLTWSEVPPPQSSSAVSATRSRQPSDRISKVLNSDQLTEEEAQTLAKSKPCSGYKMKEMSGNGIFSDNAEDSASEAGSANPNNRTSIRIYQQAINGVSQISFSTDESVSPKKPTSLPEVAKQRELSGTLQTDLDAKTQKQISNAKTKELTGNDIFGPPPEIVPRSTAAARTLESKESKDMGEPLPRNLRTSVKVSNPAGGQSNILFGEAPVEKTSKKIHDQKFAELSGNNIFHGDVPVGSAEKSLSRAKLREITGSDIFADGKPEIKDPVKGARKPPGGDSSIALL; this is translated from the exons ATGGGAAGCACTCCGGTGAGAAAACCACACACCAACACCTCCGATCTCCTCACTTGGTCGGAAGTTCCTCCGCCTCAATCTTCCTCCGCCGTCTCCGCTACCCGCTCTCGACAG CCTTCTGATAGAATTAGCAAGGTTCTTAATAGTGACCAGCTCACTGAAGAAGAAGCTCAAACTCTCGCCAAAAG CAAACCATGTTCAGGCTATAAAATGAAAGAGATGAGTGGAAATGGTATATTTTCAGACAATGCTGAAGATTCTGCATCAGAAGCCGGTTCTGCAAATCCAAATAACAGAACTAGCATTCGCATAtatcag CAAGCAATAAATGGAGTTAGTCAGATATCATTCAGCACTGACGAAAGTGTTAGTCCTAAGAAGCCTACCTCTCTACCTGAGGTAGCAAAACAGCGTGAATTGAGCGGGACTTTGCAAACTGACTTAGATGCAAAGACTCAGAAGCAAATATCAAATGCAAAGACCAAAGAGCTCACTGGAAATGATATATTTGGCCCTCCTCCTGAAATTGTGCCACGTTCCACAGCAGCTGCACGGACTTTGGAATCAAAGGAAAGTAAGGACATGGGAGAACCTCTTCCTAGAAATTTGCGAACATCGGTGAAAGTTTCTAAT CCTGCAGGTGGCCAAAGTAATATCTTATTCGGTGAAGCACCTGTTGAGAAGACATCAAAGAAGATACATGACCAAAAGTTTGCGGAGCTTTCAGGCAATAATATTTTCCATGGAGATGTTCCTGTAGGATCCGCTGAAAAATCTCTGAGCAGGGCAAAGCTGAGAGAAATAACCGGCAGTGACATATTTGCTGATGGAAAGCCAGAAATCAAAGACCCTGTTAAAGGTGCCCGTAAACCCCCTGGTGGAGACAGCAGCATTGCCTTACTTTAA